The region GGACATCTTTTCTATTACGGGTCGCGGCACGGTGGTAACGGGTAAGGTGGAGCGCGGTAGGATTGTTCCTGGCGACGAGGTAGAGCTTATCGGCTTCGGTATGCACCGCAAGACTGTAGCTACCAGTTTGGAGATGTTTCGCAAGATATTGGACGAGGCTATAGCTGGAGACAACGTTGGTGTTCTTCTGCGCGGTATAGACAAGGACGAGGTGGCTCGCGGTATGGTGGTAGCGAAGCCGGGTTCGATAACGCCTCACACGAAGTTTGTCGGACAGGTGTACGTTTTAAAGAAGGAGGAGGGCGGACGTCACAGTCCGTTCTTTGCCGGTTATCGTCCTCAGTTCTACATTCGTACTACGGACGTTACGGGTTCTGTTGCGCTTCCAGATGGAGTAGAGATGGTGATGCCTGGTGACAACGTAGAGTTGACGGTGGAGTTGATCTCCGACGTTGCATTGGAGGACGGTTCCCGGTTTGCGATCCGAGAGGGTGGTCGCACCGTAGGCGCCGGCGTAGTCACCAAGGTAGTGGAGTGATGCGTGTAATCATAACACTTGCCTGTTCGGAGTGTAAGCGACGCAACTACACTACCACCAAGAACAAGCGCAACACACAGGATCGTGTTACCCTAAAGAAATACTGCCGATTCTGCCGCAAGCATACAGAACACAAAGAAGTTAAGTAACAGGCCTGTAGCTCTAACGGCAGAGCACCGGACTCCAAATCCGGGTGTTGGGGGTTCGAATCCCTCCAGGCCTGCTTGAACCAAGCGAGGAGCGAGTGTTTGGTAAGCTTAGAGATTTCTTCAAAGGTGTAATCAGCGAGATGAAGCGCGTCTCCTGGACATCACGCAAGGAGCTTATAGGCGCTACTGGAGCTGTTCTTATCCTGAGCACCATAATGGCGCTGTTTGTGTGGGGTATAGATACGGTATTTAAGACACTTCTAGCGCTTCTTTTGAAAGCGTTCTTATGAAGTTTTTTGTCGTTCACACCTACACCGGGCACGAGGCCAAGGTGAAGAAGCTTCTTTCCAAGCTGATTGAACGCAGTGAGTTGGCGGATAAGTTCGGTCGGATCATAGTGCCTGTGGAGCGGGTGTGGCGCATTAAGAAGGGCAAGAAGAGTGTAGAGGAGAGACGTCTCTTTCCAGGACACATCCTTGTCGAGCTGGAGCCCACCGAGGAGACGTTTAAGCTGATCAACTCTACTCCTGGAGTGGTGAGACTCTTGGGTACCAAAAAGAGTCCCTCCGCCCTGTCAGAAGAAGAGACTGTGGCCGTTCTGGAGGAGATGAACAAGGGGCAGGAGAAGATGACTGCAGAGGTGCCATTCTCGACCGGCGAGAGCGTCAAGATCACCTCAGGCCCATTTGCCGGTTTTATCGGGACGGTGGATGAGATCAACCCGGAGCGCGGGAAGGTGCGGGTGTTTGTGACGATCTTCGGGCGTTCGACGCCCATAGAACTTGATATTATCGAGGTGCAAACGATTTAGCACATGAAGGAGAAAGAAAGTGGCCAAGGCTAAAGGTAAACAGGTTATTGGACAGATCAAGCTGCACATCCCTGCGGGCCAGGCGACCCCTGCTCCTCCGGTAGGCCCCGCTTTGAGTCAGTGGCAGCTTAACATCCCGGAGTTCTGCAAGCAGTTTAACGCTGCTACCTCTAAGCTCTCTCCGGGATTGATCACGCCGGTAGTGATCACCGTCTACAAAGACAAGAGCTTCTCCTTCGTTACGAAGAGCCCGCCGGCGTCGGTCCTTTTGAAGCAGGCCTGTAAGATAGCCAAGGGATCAGGCACGCCTAACACCCTGAAGGTGGCTTCTATCAAAAGAAAACAGCTTATGGAGATCGTCCGCAAGAAGGCCGATGATCTCAATGCTGCATCCGAGGAGGCGGCTATAAGGATTATCGAAGGAACCGCCCGATCCATGGGCATCACGGTGGAGGATTGATGCAGCACGGTAAACGATTTCGCGATCTGGCAACGAGGATCGACACAAGCCGTGTGTACCCGTTGGATGAGGCTTTGCCTTTGCTCAAGGAGACGGCAAGCGCCAAATTTGATGAGACCGTGGATATAGGCGTCAAGCTGGGCGTTGATCCGCGCAAGGCCGATCAGATGGTGCGTGGCACGGTCTCTTTGCCCAAAGGAACAGGTAGGGAAGTTAAGGTGCTGGTTTTCGCCAAGGGCGAGAAGGAACAGGAGGCAGCCGAAGCAGGAGCTGACTACATCGGCCTTGATGATCTTGCTGAAAAGATTCAAGGGGGATGGGTTGACTTTGATGTCGCGGTAGCTACGCCGGATGCGATGTCTGTAGTCGGAAGATTGGGTAAGCTCCTGGGTCCCAGAGGTCTTATGCCCTCTCCCAAAGCTGGAACCGTTACCTTTGACGTCGCTCAGGCGGTTAAGCAGATCAAGGGCGGGCGAGTGCAGTTCCGCACTGACCGGACAGGTAACGTCCACGCTGTGCTCGGCAAGATGAGTTTTTCAACCCAGGACATTAAAGCGAACCTGTTGGCGTTTATTTCCGAGCTTGCGAGACTGCGCCCCAAGACCTTCAAAGGGCAGTATATCCGCTCCATATATATGTCCGCCACGATGGGGCCGTCTATAAAGCTTGATCCAAAAGAAGTTACGGAGCTTGTACGCAAAGAGGAGTTGTAATGATCAAGGCGGAGAAGAAAAAGCTGGTTGCCGAGCTCGTCCGGGAGTTCAGCAAGGTAGATAACTACTACTTTGCCGACTTTACCGGGATCAACGCCAACGATGTGACCCGCCTACGTAGCCAGCTGCGTGCTGAGAACGCCCGGATGAGGGTTGTCAAGAACCGCTTGCTGGTACGTGTCTTATCCGAGCTCGATATAAAGATCCCTGATCCAGCGGTTCTGCTTAGCTCTACCGCTGTGCTTTATTCCTTGGATGATGAGTTGGTTCCGGCACGCAAGGTTTCGGAGTTCGCCAGCAAGGATGTTCCCATAAGATTCAAGGGAGCGTTTCTTGAAGGACGTTTCTTTACGGTTGAGGAGGTAGAGCGTCTGGCAAAGATTCCATCACATGATGAGTTGCTTTCGCAACTCGTTGGCCTATTTGAAGGAGCAAAGAGTGCGCTGGTCAGTGTATTGCAGGCCAAGCTGCAGGAGTTAGTAGGAGTTTTGAGTTCGCTCAGAGCGCAAAAGGAGGTACAATGAGCGAAGAAGCCGTCAAGGCTAAGGAGACTAAAGAAGCTAAAAAGGCTAAAGTAACCAAGGAAGCCGCCACTGCGGTTGCAGAAAAGAAAGAGGAGAAGAAGGTAAAGAAGGTCAAGGCCGGCACAGTCAAGCTGGACAAGCTTGTTGATGAGATCGGTTCTCTTACCGTGCTTGAGCTCGCTGAGCTGGTGGAGACCTTGAAGGAGAGGTTTTCAATCCAGGCGGTTGCAGTTGCTCCCGCCGCTGCTGCGGGGGCTGCTGCTGGTGCTTCTGCCGAAGTTGTCGCTGAGAAGAATGAGTTTGACATTGTTCTTACCGATGTTGGCGGACAGAAGCTGCAGGTTCTAAAGGAGGTTCGTAGCGTCACCAGCCTCGGACTCAAGGAAGCCAAGGATCTTATCGACAACCTCCCTGGAACCGTTAAGGAAGCCGCTGGCAAAGAGGAAGCCGAGGAGATCAAGAAGAAACTGGAGTCGGTTGGAGCCAAGGTAGAGCTGAAGTAGGCTGATGAAGTTCAAGGACTTCTCTAAGCTTCCGAGATACGGAACGGCCGAGGCGATGAAGAACATCCAGATAGGCTCTTTCGAGGAGTGTCTGCAGACCGATGTTGTGCCCGAGAAGCGAAAACTCATAGGCCTGGAGGCCGCTTTCGACGAGGCCTTTCCTATAGAGGATATTCATAGTCATCTTCGGCTTGAATATCTGGGCTACGAAGTAGGACCTTCGCTTTATACGCCTGAGGAGGCGATTGAGCGAGGCGCCACCTACTCCAGACCTGTAAACGGTTTCTTCAGGCTGACCCGGTTCTTTGAACCCGAAGAAAAGGGGGCCGAGCCACGCCTAAAGGATGTAATCGGACAGAAGGTCTACATCTGTGACGTTCCCTACATCACCTCGGGCGGCAGCTTTATCATCCACGGGGTGGAGCGCGTGGTTATCAGCCAGTTGCAGCGCTCACCTGGTATCTACTTCTCATTGATGAAGGGCGCCTACTCCACGCTGATTGTTCCCGAACGCGGCGCCTGGTTCCAGATAGACGTTGGCAACAACAACGTCCTCACCGCGGTCTTTGAGCGAAGGCGCAAGGTGCCCCTTTTTACCTTCCTAAGGACTCTGGGGTATACCCCTGAGGATCTGGTAGACGAGTTCGTTCGCACGCGCGAGACAGCTCCCAAAGAGGGAGTTGTTTTGGCCGCCACGGTCAAGACCCCGGATGGGGTGACCCTGGCCGATCTCGGTGACGAGCTTACCGCCGAGCTGTGTGGATTCCTTAGGGAACGCCGGATCTCCAAGGTCAAGGTATTCGATGAGGACCGCTACGGTGTGCGTGTGCTTATTGATTCGATCCGTGCCGATAAGTCTACCTCGGAAGATGACGCCTTGCGGAGGATCTACTACAAGCTGCGTTCGGTGATGCCCTCAACGATCGATCTGGCCAA is a window of candidate division TA06 bacterium B3_TA06 DNA encoding:
- the tuf gene encoding elongation factor Tu (EF-Tu; promotes GTP-dependent binding of aminoacyl-tRNA to the A-site of ribosomes during protein biosynthesis; when the tRNA anticodon matches the mRNA codon, GTP hydrolysis results; the inactive EF-Tu-GDP leaves the ribosome and release of GDP is promoted by elongation factor Ts; many prokaryotes have two copies of the gene encoding EF-Tu); protein product: DIFSITGRGTVVTGKVERGRIVPGDEVELIGFGMHRKTVATSLEMFRKILDEAIAGDNVGVLLRGIDKDEVARGMVVAKPGSITPHTKFVGQVYVLKKEEGGRHSPFFAGYRPQFYIRTTDVTGSVALPDGVEMVMPGDNVELTVELISDVALEDGSRFAIREGGRTVGAGVVTKVVE
- the rpmG gene encoding 50S ribosomal protein L33, with the protein product MRVIITLACSECKRRNYTTTKNKRNTQDRVTLKKYCRFCRKHTEHKEVK
- the secE gene encoding preprotein translocase subunit SecE; protein product: MKRVSWTSRKELIGATGAVLILSTIMALFVWGIDTVFKTLLALLLKAFL
- the nusG gene encoding transcription termination/antitermination factor NusG, whose protein sequence is MKFFVVHTYTGHEAKVKKLLSKLIERSELADKFGRIIVPVERVWRIKKGKKSVEERRLFPGHILVELEPTEETFKLINSTPGVVRLLGTKKSPSALSEEETVAVLEEMNKGQEKMTAEVPFSTGESVKITSGPFAGFIGTVDEINPERGKVRVFVTIFGRSTPIELDIIEVQTI
- the rplK gene encoding 50S ribosomal protein L11, which codes for MAKAKGKQVIGQIKLHIPAGQATPAPPVGPALSQWQLNIPEFCKQFNAATSKLSPGLITPVVITVYKDKSFSFVTKSPPASVLLKQACKIAKGSGTPNTLKVASIKRKQLMEIVRKKADDLNAASEEAAIRIIEGTARSMGITVED
- a CDS encoding 50S ribosomal protein L1; its protein translation is MMQHGKRFRDLATRIDTSRVYPLDEALPLLKETASAKFDETVDIGVKLGVDPRKADQMVRGTVSLPKGTGREVKVLVFAKGEKEQEAAEAGADYIGLDDLAEKIQGGWVDFDVAVATPDAMSVVGRLGKLLGPRGLMPSPKAGTVTFDVAQAVKQIKGGRVQFRTDRTGNVHAVLGKMSFSTQDIKANLLAFISELARLRPKTFKGQYIRSIYMSATMGPSIKLDPKEVTELVRKEEL
- the rplJ gene encoding 50S ribosomal protein L10, translated to MIKAEKKKLVAELVREFSKVDNYYFADFTGINANDVTRLRSQLRAENARMRVVKNRLLVRVLSELDIKIPDPAVLLSSTAVLYSLDDELVPARKVSEFASKDVPIRFKGAFLEGRFFTVEEVERLAKIPSHDELLSQLVGLFEGAKSALVSVLQAKLQELVGVLSSLRAQKEVQ
- a CDS encoding 50S ribosomal protein L7/L12, translating into MSEEAVKAKETKEAKKAKVTKEAATAVAEKKEEKKVKKVKAGTVKLDKLVDEIGSLTVLELAELVETLKERFSIQAVAVAPAAAAGAAAGASAEVVAEKNEFDIVLTDVGGQKLQVLKEVRSVTSLGLKEAKDLIDNLPGTVKEAAGKEEAEEIKKKLESVGAKVELK